A genomic region of Rhipicephalus sanguineus isolate Rsan-2018 chromosome 1, BIME_Rsan_1.4, whole genome shotgun sequence contains the following coding sequences:
- the LOC119404596 gene encoding uncharacterized protein LOC119404596: MPEKKKDGKQDPPKAVRAKRQAAAAAGDSAPGASKEAPAAKRPRGRPPKAVPVDPLAPKAVAPTAARKSRKAEQATQPETEKPSTSKAVARRAPRCQDEDEPQQIKPLIPPSS, encoded by the exons ATGCCggagaaaaagaaggatggaaagCAGGATCCGCCGAAGGCCGTGCGAGCGAAGcgccaggctgctgctgctgctggtgacaGTGCCCCTGGCGCTTCCAAGGAGGCTCCGGCTGCCAAGCGACCACGCGGTCGACCGCCCAAGGCCGTGCCGGTGGACCCGCTAGCGCCGAAGGCCGTCGCGCCTACGGCAGCTCGGAAGTCGCGGAAGGCAGAGCAGGCAACACAGCCCGAGACCGAAAAACCTTCAACCAGCAAGGCAGTGGCACGGAGAGCCCCGAGA TGCCAGGATGAAGACGAGCCGCAGCAGATCAAGCCACTCATCCCGCCCTCGTCATAG